The nucleotide sequence TTGGTCATCGCCGTGCGCAGCGCGCTGCCGCTGAGGTTCTGCATCCAGGCGGGCTGCTGGGAGTGCCAGGCCAGGGTGTGGCCCCGTACCTGCTTGCCGTTCTGCACCGCCCAGTTGTAGACGCGGTCGCCGGCGGTGAAGTCGAAGCGGCCCTGCTGGGGTTCGGTGGCGTCGATCTTCATCTCGTTCTCGGCGGTCACCGAGTTGAACTCGCGGTTCGCGATCGTCGTGTACGTCGAGTCGTTGAGCCTGCCCGAGGCGATGGCGGTGCCGAAGTACCGGCCGCTCTGCTTCGCCGCGGCGCCGAGCGTGCTCTCGGCGGCGTGCGAGGTGAGGGGCGCCACGAGCACGGTGGCGGCGCCGACGGCGCCGACGAGCAGCGCCGCGCCGAGGCCGCCCAATTTCCGGCGGACGGTGGACGGGGGAAGGGAATGTGAACGCATGGCTGAACCTCCGGTACGGAATTCAGGATGGATGCGAGCGCGGCGGAAGGATTCCGCGAGGGTGATGTCCGCGTGCGTGGAAGGTGCGTGGAAAAGGAAGCGGACCATCAGGGCGCAGTGATGCGAGGCCGGTGCCGCGACATGCAGGTCAAGGGGCGGTGGCGACCTCCGGATTCAGTCTGGAAACACCGCAGGAACATGTCAAGTGTTTCGAAGATGTTTCGGTGGCGCGGCCCGATAATGGGGCTCTTGAGGCCTCTCGAAAAGGGTCCTGAAAGGAATGTCGAGAGAGCCATGACGGAGCAGTCCTTATCGAAAGTATTTCGACAAGGACTGCTCCGTCTATTAGTGAGTGCTTGCTTCGGTTCACATGTCCGGGTCGTCGATGCCCGTCGCCCCGGAGGACGGGTGCGGATACGCGAGGTCGAACCACCTGAAGTGGGCGTGGTTCGTGGACGGGTGGCCGTGGGAGGTGGCGTAGAGGCCGAGCTGGACGCTGGTGAACAGCGGCGTGAGGAACGTGGCTTCGACGGAGGCCAGGTCCTGCCAGGCGCCGTCGGGTGCCGCGTGGGCGAAGGCGTGGCCGAAGCCCCGTACGCGCACCCCCAGGCGAACGGGCCCCGCAGGGACGGGAACCCTGGCCAGGACCTCGGGCCCGCGGCGGAGGACGAGTCCTTCCCCGGTACGGAGGAACAGCAGGTGGGTGTCGTCGTCGAGGACTACGGCGAGGCCGGCCTGTTCGCCCGGTGCCGCGGGGGTGAAGTGCAGCTCGGTGGAGACGTCGCAGACCGGCTGTTCCTGCGGGCGGACCAGGAGGGAGGGGACGGCCCGTTCGCCGAGGCGGTCGGGGCGCAGCTGGAGGCGGAGCCCGTCGCCGGTGGTCCAGAACGGCGCGGGCGGGGTGCGCAGGATGTTCCAGTCGGCGCTGAGGGCGGCGAAGTCGTCGTGGAGAGGGCGGCGGGGGCTCGTGTGGTCGACGGGGGAGAAGACCGGCCGTCCGTCATGCCACGTGACCTCGCTGAGGAAGGTCTCGCGGCCGATGGCCGAGCCCGGGCGGACGCCCAGCAGGACGGCCCGCCAGTCGCCGTCCGGGGTCTGTACGAGGTCGGCGTGCCCGGTGCAGGTGACGGGGCCCTTGGAGGGCGCGAGCACCGGATTGCCGGGGACGCCGCGGTACGGGCCGGTCACGCGCTCGGCGCGGGCGGCGACCACACTGTGGTCCACATCGGTGCCGCCCTCCGCGGTGAGCAGGAGATACGAGCCGCCGATCCGGTAGAGGTGCGGAGCCTCCGGCCACCGCGCGTCCGGACGGCTCCCCGACCACAGGACGTACTCGGGCCCGGTGAGCCGGCGTTCGTCGGGCAGGTACTCCCGCATCCAGATCTCGGTGCGGCCGGCGGCCTCGTCCAGCACCCGGGCGGCGGTGAACCAGGCCCGCCCGTCGCCGTCCGGCCCGTCGTCGAAGAACAGCGACGGGTCGAAGCCCGCGCCGTCCAGCCAGTACGGCTCCGACCACGGCCCCGCCGGGTCGGTCGCCGTGACGACGAAATGGCCGGGGCCGTCCATCAGCGTGCACACGAGGTGGAAGACCCCGTCATGGTGCCGGATCGTCGGCGCGAACAGGCCGCGGGACGGCTCGCACCCGTCGAGGTCGAGCTGCGACGGCCGGTCCAGCGCGGAGCCGAGACGCCGCCAGTTCACCAGATCGCGGCTGTGGAACACGGGAAGCCCCGGGAACCATTCGAAGCTGGACGTCACCAGGTAGTAGTCCGCCCCCACGCGGCAGACGGACGGGTCGGGCCGGAAGCCGGGGAGTACGGGATCGCCGAACCAGCCGGTCACGGCACCGGGACGATCTCGACCGGCACGGACAGCACACGGTCGGCCCCCGGATGACGTACGGGGCCGCTCAGCGTGAAGGAGCCGCGGAGCGGAAGGTCGCCGCTGGACCGTCCGACGGCCACACCGATCTCGCCGGGCTCCACTCTCCTGCGCAGGTCGACCCCGGTGAAGGAAGTCCGGTCGGCGTGGACGGAGAAGGTGACCCGGGCGGCCTCGCCCGGCCGCAGCTCCACCCTGCCGAATCCGGCGAGCCACCGCTCCGGTCGCACGACGGACGCCTCGGGGTCCGAGAGGTAGAGCTGGACCACCTCGGTCCCGGCCACCTCGCCGACGTTGCGTACGGTGACCGCGACGGAGACGGCGCCGTCCGTCGGGGCGACGGGATCCACGGAGAGATCCGAGCAGGTGAAGCTGGTCCAGCTCAGCCCGTGCCCGAACGGGAACAGCGGAGTCGGGTCCACCGAGCTCCAGTCGGTGCGCCCGCCGAGCCGGGAGTGCAGGTACGTGCCGGGCTGTCCGCCGACCTGGCGGGGGATGGAGACGGGCAGCCGCCCGGACGGTTCCGCGGCGCCGCTGATGATCCGGGCCAGCGCCGTCCCGCCCTCCTCGCCGGGGAAGAAGGCCTGGACGACGGCCGCCGCGCGATCCGCCAGCGAGCCGAGCGCGTAGGGGCGTCCGGAGACGAGGACCAGGACGGTCGGCACCCCGGAGTCCAACACCGCGGAGGCGAGCGCGGCCTGATCGCCCGGCAGGTCGAGGGTCTCGGCGTCACAGCCCTCTCCCGAGGTGCCACGGCCGAACATGCCCGCCCGGTCGCCGAGTACCAGCACGTTCACCTCCGGATCCTCCGCGGTGACCGTGAACCCGGCAGCGGTGAGCGCCTCGCCGAGCGTCGGGATCTCAAGACCCGGGGCGCCGGGCAGCGCCAGGTGGTTGGGGAAGGAGTAGCAGCCCAGGAACGAGTGGGGGTCGTCGGCGTACGGCCCGCTGACCGCGACCCGGCACGGACGCAGCGGCAGGATGCCGTCGTTGGCGAGCAGCACGGTGGACCGCTCGGCCAGGAGCCTGGCCAGGGCCCGGTTCTCCGGCGGGTCGAGGTCGACCGGTTCGGGCTTGACGGGTTCCCAGTCGGGGTCGAGCAGACCGAGTTCGGCCTTCTGCAGCAGGACCCGCTCCGCGGCCCGGTCGACGAGCTCCTCGGGTACGTCTCCCGAGCGTACGAGCGCGGTCAGCGGCTCGCCGTAGCAGCGTGCCGTGGGCAGCTCGACGTCGATTCCGGCGGTCAACGCCAGCGCGCCCGCCGCGCCGCGCGACCCCGCGACGCCGTGCCGGCTCTCCAGGAAGGAGACGGAGTAGTAGTCGGCGACGACGACGCCGCCGAAACCGAGCTCGTCCCTGAGCAGCCCGGTCAGCAGGCCTTCGTGGGCGGCGACCGGGACGCCGTCCACGTCGGTGTAACTGTTCATCACCGACCGGGCGCCTCCCTCGCGCAGCGCCCGTACGAAGGGCTCGACCAGCACGTCGGCGAGCTCGCGCGGCCCCGAGGAGACGGGGGCCATGTTCCGGCCGCCGCGCGAGGCCGAGTAACCGGCGAAGTGCTTGAGCGTCGCCACGATGCCGGCGCCTTCCAGGCCCTGCACGTACGCGGTGCCGATCGCTCCGACCAGATAGGGGTCCTCACCGATGCACTCCTCGGTCCTTCCCCACCGGTAGTCGCGGACCACGTCGAGCACCGGAGCCAGCCCCTGGTGGACGCCGACCCGCCGCATCCCCGCGCCGATGGCCCCGGCCATCCGCCGCACCAGCCCGGGATCGAAGGACGCGCCCCAGGCGAGCGGCCCGGGGAAGACCGTGGCCCCGAACGTCATGAACCCGGTCAGGCACTCCTCGTGGGCGATCGCCGGGATGCCGAACCGGCCGGCCTCGGTCACCTGCCGTTGGAGTGAGGCGAGCCGCTCCATCCCGGCTTCCGCGGTGATCGGCGCGGTTCCGTAC is from Streptomyces venezuelae ATCC 10712 and encodes:
- a CDS encoding glycoside hydrolase family 43 protein encodes the protein MTGWFGDPVLPGFRPDPSVCRVGADYYLVTSSFEWFPGLPVFHSRDLVNWRRLGSALDRPSQLDLDGCEPSRGLFAPTIRHHDGVFHLVCTLMDGPGHFVVTATDPAGPWSEPYWLDGAGFDPSLFFDDGPDGDGRAWFTAARVLDEAAGRTEIWMREYLPDERRLTGPEYVLWSGSRPDARWPEAPHLYRIGGSYLLLTAEGGTDVDHSVVAARAERVTGPYRGVPGNPVLAPSKGPVTCTGHADLVQTPDGDWRAVLLGVRPGSAIGRETFLSEVTWHDGRPVFSPVDHTSPRRPLHDDFAALSADWNILRTPPAPFWTTGDGLRLQLRPDRLGERAVPSLLVRPQEQPVCDVSTELHFTPAAPGEQAGLAVVLDDDTHLLFLRTGEGLVLRRGPEVLARVPVPAGPVRLGVRVRGFGHAFAHAAPDGAWQDLASVEATFLTPLFTSVQLGLYATSHGHPSTNHAHFRWFDLAYPHPSSGATGIDDPDM
- a CDS encoding beta-glucosidase; its protein translation is MTEPWRDPLLPASVRVADLLSRMTLEEKAGQLAGFWALPSDPGAPVAPMEDDSGEPAPGLDDIAGHGLGQLTRVYGTAPITAEAGMERLASLQRQVTEAGRFGIPAIAHEECLTGFMTFGATVFPGPLAWGASFDPGLVRRMAGAIGAGMRRVGVHQGLAPVLDVVRDYRWGRTEECIGEDPYLVGAIGTAYVQGLEGAGIVATLKHFAGYSASRGGRNMAPVSSGPRELADVLVEPFVRALREGGARSVMNSYTDVDGVPVAAHEGLLTGLLRDELGFGGVVVADYYSVSFLESRHGVAGSRGAAGALALTAGIDVELPTARCYGEPLTALVRSGDVPEELVDRAAERVLLQKAELGLLDPDWEPVKPEPVDLDPPENRALARLLAERSTVLLANDGILPLRPCRVAVSGPYADDPHSFLGCYSFPNHLALPGAPGLEIPTLGEALTAAGFTVTAEDPEVNVLVLGDRAGMFGRGTSGEGCDAETLDLPGDQAALASAVLDSGVPTVLVLVSGRPYALGSLADRAAAVVQAFFPGEEGGTALARIISGAAEPSGRLPVSIPRQVGGQPGTYLHSRLGGRTDWSSVDPTPLFPFGHGLSWTSFTCSDLSVDPVAPTDGAVSVAVTVRNVGEVAGTEVVQLYLSDPEASVVRPERWLAGFGRVELRPGEAARVTFSVHADRTSFTGVDLRRRVEPGEIGVAVGRSSGDLPLRGSFTLSGPVRHPGADRVLSVPVEIVPVP